The Caldicellulosiruptor changbaiensis genome has a segment encoding these proteins:
- a CDS encoding ABC transporter permease, which yields MVKKALQSILMPLIAIFISMIVGGIVILITAKQNPIYAYIALFSGAYGNLMNFATTLTNAIPLIITGLGVAIAFSSGLFNIGAEGQFWIGAIVATYLGYQIKGLPWYLHIPFIIVCAMIAGALWGGLVPGLAKVYTGAHEVITTMMMSYIAIYFSHYLLEGGPMMDKGTIPQSPLIQDSAKLSILVPNTQLSSGLFIAILAVVVVYILMYKTTIGYELRAVGFNMKAARYAGINVARKLVLAMGLSGAFAGLAGAVQIMGVQHRLYDSFTSGYGYTAIVVALLANNNPIGVVIAALFLAGLSTGAQEMQMQTNISGQLADVVVGLIIFFIAIEELYRVIMEKIKTRKSKLEPVGGQE from the coding sequence ATGGTAAAAAAAGCTTTACAGAGTATTTTAATGCCACTTATTGCTATTTTTATATCAATGATTGTAGGCGGGATTGTGATATTAATCACAGCAAAACAAAATCCTATTTATGCGTACATAGCACTTTTTAGCGGAGCATATGGGAATCTAATGAACTTTGCAACAACATTGACAAATGCAATACCACTGATAATAACAGGCCTTGGTGTTGCGATAGCATTTTCCTCTGGGCTTTTTAATATTGGTGCTGAAGGACAGTTTTGGATAGGTGCAATTGTTGCGACTTATCTTGGGTACCAGATAAAAGGTCTTCCATGGTATCTGCACATTCCTTTTATAATTGTCTGTGCTATGATAGCAGGTGCACTGTGGGGTGGACTTGTTCCGGGGTTGGCAAAGGTTTACACTGGTGCTCATGAGGTTATTACAACTATGATGATGAGTTACATAGCTATCTATTTTAGCCACTATCTATTAGAAGGCGGGCCGATGATGGACAAAGGGACAATACCTCAATCGCCGCTAATTCAAGACAGTGCAAAGCTAAGTATTTTAGTGCCAAATACACAGCTGTCAAGTGGACTTTTTATTGCAATTTTAGCAGTTGTGGTGGTTTATATTCTCATGTACAAAACCACAATAGGTTATGAACTCAGAGCAGTAGGTTTTAATATGAAAGCTGCAAGATATGCAGGTATAAATGTTGCAAGAAAACTTGTTTTAGCTATGGGACTTTCAGGTGCATTTGCAGGTCTTGCAGGAGCTGTTCAGATAATGGGGGTGCAGCACAGACTATATGATAGCTTTACATCAGGATATGGTTATACTGCTATAGTTGTTGCACTTCTTGCAAATAACAATCCAATTGGTGTTGTGATAGCAGCACTTTTCTTGGCAGGACTTTCAACAGGCGCGCAGGAGATGCAGATGCAAACAAATATTTCCGGCCAGCTTGCTGATGTTGTTGT